The genomic window AAGTCCAAAGACCCTGCTTTTAATAAATTGATTGCTCTGTTCTATGGAGTAGTCACTCCCATGCTCAACCCTATCATCTATAGCCTGAGGAATACAGAGGTACATGGAGCTATGAGAAAATTGATGACTAAACACTCATATTGGAGAAAAGGATGAGAAACTTACTTCTTTGAGTTCATGCTCAAAATAAGCTCATAGATTCAAGGCAAATGCTTTTAATATAAgtagaacaaaagaaatattgtATGCAGAATCACAGAATTTAGGAGTCGGAAAGAAATTTCAAGATAGTAGTCTAACCTcacctttttaatgaaaatgactGTTATAAAAAATTTAGAGACAACTGGTATAAGACTTGAGAGtaaactttaagaaataagaaaaaaaataaaatttgtctttttcccaGTAAATCCAGTATAGATCTTCTTCAACTGATGGGGTTATGTCCTGATAGATCCACtgaaagttgaaaatatcataagtcaaaaatgcatttagtaTGCCTAGTctactgaacatcatagcttagcctaacCTACCTTAAATGCATTCAGAGCACTTACATTGGTGTACAGTCTGTCAAAATCATTTCACACAAGcctgtttaaaattaaatattgagtATTTCATATAACAATAAATTATAGGAGGACTATACTGAAATTGGAAAACAGAACGGTTGTACTGGTACAGAATGGTTGGGAGTGTATTGGTTATTTACCCTTATGATCATATGACTTGGACTGGAAGCTGCGGCTACTGCCTAGAGTAATAGGAGAGTATCAAGAGCTGCAATGTTGCTAGCCCAgggaaagatcaaaattcaaatcTCAAAGTACTGTTTTTACTAATCACATTTCACTTTCACATCATCATGAAGTTGAAAAATCCAAGTGAAACCATTTTAAGTCATGGACCATCTATACCTTTATCTACTGAGTAAGTAAAGCATTTTTAAGTTCCCTTTTGAGAGAACTACTTCAGcttttctgtttgtctgtctATTACTGACTTTTGTTTTACCCAAGGACATGATCTGGCCCCAACCTCATTTTTCATGTacatatttcctcttctttccctcttcatgTTTCTCCCACCGCCTTTAGTTCTCCAATTATATTATGTTCTTTCCATACCTAAAGACAATAGCATATGCCACTTCATCCCCATCATCACATTTCTCCTCATATGGTAACAATCTAGCAATCTCACTGAAGACAATTCAAGTGTTAGATCTGCAAATCCTTCCAAAATTTACTCAGTTAGTTAGTTGTTCCATCTTCTATTCTGCCTTTAATTTTACCTCTCTTATggcaattttccttttatattaaatcatttgTTAGATTCTGAAATCACCCCAATAGCAAAACTCACTGTTCTCTGTGTGAAGTCTAAtgtcaaataaacttaaaacagTAGGCAATAATTAACTACAGAATTAACTTACATTCTTAAAGAATAGTAAAATGTAGTCCAAGTACTTGATATAATACAGCGAGATAGAGAATTAGAAACTATGTATTATTTCATTGgctaaataaaaaattcaaaagattttGGTAAGGGATCAGCTAATTTTAAATGTATGGAAATATGAGGGCAGATAAATGATTGATAAATACACTGAAGAGGTCATCTGGACTGGGTAAGACAAAAATCATATCAATGTATAATTATTCTCTAATAAGCAATTGCTAAGAAAAAAGATCTCTCAGTTGCATAAATCTTTGTTTAAGAATACTGACAATTTCACTATTTCAGTAGCGatagtttcattttaaatattttcctttcaataaaaaaagaaaaacgcctgactggcatgaggtggtatctcattgaagttttgatttgtatttccctgatgccatgtgatgaacattttttcaagtgtctgttggccatttgtatgttttcattggaaaaatgtctgttcatgtcttctgctcatttcttgactggattatttgtttgggGGGGTTGAGTTTGATAAGATATTTATAGATCTTTTAGACTAcgctttatctgatatatcatttgcaaatatcttctcacattctgtaggttgccttttaggttttgttgtttttaaaaactttttatttatttatttgagagagagagagcatgagcaggaagggagagggagaagctggatccctgctcagcagggagccaaatgtggggcttgatcccagaacccgagctgaaagcagacacttaaccaactaagccacccaggtaccctgcctTTTAGTTGTATTgactgtttcccttgctgtgaaaaagctttttatcttgacgaagtcccaagatttcatttttgcctttgtttcctttaccTTTGGAGATGTTTCTAGctagaagttgctgtggtcaacaTCACAGAAgttgttgcctgtattctcctctaggattttgatggattcctatctcacatttaggtcttacatccattttcagtatatttttgtgaatggtgtaagaaaatggtccagtctcattcttctacatgtggctgttcaattttcccaacatcatttttgaagagactgtcttttttccattgcatattctttcctgctttgttgaaaattagttggccatagaggtgagggtccatttctgggttctctattctgttccattgatctatgtgcctgtttttgtgccagtcgGTACCACACTGTCAGGATGATTACGGCGTTGTAATGTAGTTTAAAGTCCAGAATGGTGATGCCaccagatttggttttctttttcaatattcctctggcaattcagggtcttttgtagttccatacaaattttaggattatttgtttcaactctgtgaaaaatatcaaaggcattttgataggggttgTATTGAATGTTTAGATTGCTCTGGGAAGCATagacatattaacaatatttgttcttgcaatccatgagcatggaatatttttccttgtctttgtgtcttcttcaatatCTTTCATACGTGTTCCATAGTTtctagagtacagatcctttacctctttggttaggtttattcctaggtatcttatgcttttggtgcaattgtaaatgggatagattccttaatttctttcttctgtctcattgttagtgtatagaaatacactGATGGGGCACCTGTCAGTTAAgagctgcctttgactcaggtcatgatcttagggtcccaggatcgagctccatatcaggctccctgctcagtggagctCTGTAGtctcactctcactctttctcaagtaaatagtcttttttaaaaaaagaagaaatgcagctgatttctgtgGGATGATTTTATGTTCTACCAcactgctgaattcctgtatgagctccagcaattttggggtggagtcttttgggttttccacatagagtatcatgtcatctgtgaagagagagagtttgacttcttctttgacaatttgaatgcctttttttttctttttgttgtctggctgctgaggctaggacttctagtactatgctgaagaACAGTGGTGGGAGTAGACATCCCTGTTGTGCTCCTGAcctcatatgtggaatacaagaaacagcacagagaatcagaggggaagggagggaaaactggcaagaaatcagaaaggcagacaaaccatgagagactctttaactataggaaacaaacagggtttctggagaggaggtaggtggaaggatggggtaactgggtgatgggtattagggAGGGCATgggatgtgataagcactggatgttacatgcaaatgataaataaatgaatctatatctgaaactaatgatgtgctaaatattagctaattgaattaaaataaataaataaatagaattttaaaaatctcctttaaaTTGCTAATGAACAATCATatgcagttttattttgtatGAGATATCGTATCACGTTTATATGATATATAGTTGAGCTGCCTGGTAGTGTCACAGCCTGAACTGGATGAGGAGAGCATCTCATCAACAAAGCCAACCATTTCATAGACAATTGTCCTAAATTTCTCCCTAGATAACATCATCCACACCTAGGATTCAATTTCCATCTCTGTGCAAAAGACTTCCCAACCTATGTATAGCTTTGGTCCTGTTTCTCACCTGAACTTCACTAATCTGTCTTCACCTGGAAGTCTGACCATCAATGCATAGCAAACCAGGCAACCAATTTATATCCCTAGCTTCATGAAGTCATCATCCTTAAGTTTCTCCTCTCACTCAATCAAAGGCTGCATCTGAAATCTTTACTTAGACTAATGGACCAATCATCTTTGGTGACTATTTATTCATCTCTGAGAAATGAAATCCAGCCCTACAACCTTATAATTCCCATATTCACCCTATCTTCTTCATTCCATTGCTTTCTGGATCCAAGCCATCACAGCAATTTTGTTGACTCTGGTGACAATGTCATGATAAAGAGCAAATATGTTTTATACACTGACCTCACATTTAGACATCTGGTCCATAAAGTATACACAAACACTACAAATCCTGCTGAGTGtacaattttaattctttgtatattGTGGTTTATATAACAAGATATTCACGTATTTCAGTATTTCACACAATTTTAGTGGGTTTGGGATATTGTACATCTTATAATATACATatcatccattttctttctaagTGCTGATGGGTTCATTTACACCCTTGGATTTAAGGAACTAGGTGTCAAGGGaaagcacaataaaaaaagagaagggtcggggcacctgaatggttcagtggttgagggtctgcctttcgcttaggtcatgatcttagggttttgggatggagtcccacatcaggctcccttcagggaacctgtttctccctctgcctgtgtctctgcctctctctgtgtctctcacgaataaataaataaaatcttgaacaaaaaagaaaaaaagggaagggtaGTTTCATGAAAACATCCTGTGGCTTCTTTGAATTCACAAAATAATGTCGGCACTCTAAGACCAACAATTaaactttctgatatttttttccagacCAGCACTTCtaccccatttcttttttttttttttttaaatattttatttatttatttaggatagtcacagagagagagagagagaggcagagacacaggcagagggagaagcaggctccatgcaccgggagcctgatgtgggattcgatcccgggtctccaggatcgcgccctgggccaaaggcaggcgccaaaccgctgcgccacccagggatcccttctacCCCATTTCTATTCATGATCTATTTGTGCAGACCTTTCTTACTTGTACATAGCATTCACATCACACACATCTATCTGCATGCACAAATATATCCACACATGTAAAACATAGTTACACTTTGTATTATATGCAGTTACTTCCATTAAATTTAGCGATGTTGAAAAAAAGATTGTACTAGTTTCCTACAGCTgccatatcaaaataccacagattggttgcttaaacaacagaaacataCTTGCTCATGCTTCTGggagctagaagtccaagattaaagTGTTGGCATATTTGATATCTTCTGAAGcttcttcttggcttgcagatagccaccttcttgctatgtccttTCCTCTGTATGTGAGCATCCCTGGTGAATCCATGTGTGTCTAAATTTCTTTTTACAATGACACAACTCAGATTGAATGAGAGCCCACACTGACAGCCTTATTTTAACTTAGTCAGCTTTTTAAAAGCTGTATCTCCAAATATAGATATACAATCTGAGGTACTGGGGAGTAAGAGCTTCAACACAAGTTTTGGAGGGACATAATTCAGCCTAAAACAGAGGTTAATCATAAATAAGCTAAAAAGTCTACTATAGTTATTACATTTGTATATTACATGCacataattttgaatattaacaatACACTAACTTAATGTTATGTTTATACTCTATaatccaaaacaaaaattaaaattcatcatCATCAGACCTATTTGTATAAGATTTCAGATATGCTTATCTAAGAGGTATCTATATTATCTTAGAGTTTCAGCAGTCAGTCAAGGAGGAAACTTAGGAAATCATACATCTCATTTAAAATGAGTgtctctctggggcacctggggggcagAGTTGGTTGAGTatcctccaactcttggtttcagctcaggtcgtgatctcagggttgtgagatcaagccccatgttaggctctgcactcagtgtggagtctgcttaagactctctcttcctctccccctgcccctcttgttcatgctctcttgataaaataagtaaataaatcttttaaaaataagtgtctTCCCCCATTATCCCAATGTTCTATTGTGTATTGACCACTAAAACATTCCTCAGGTTAATGTTTACTGATATTATTTGCTACTGGGgatttaaaaagcacaaagagGGTTCCTAATCAGCAATTTTTTCACAGCTGCTTTCACCTCTTTGTTCCGTAGACTATAAATGATAGGATTCAACATGGGGGTTAACCCAGCATATACCAGAGctataaatttatctatttcttgtGAATCCACAGCCAAGGGCTTCAGGTACATGGAGAGAGCTGTCCCATAGAACAAAACCACCACAGTCAAGTGGGCTGCACATGTTGAAAAGGCTTTGCTTCGACCATCCACTGAGCTGATTCTCAGAATGTTGGAGAGAATGAACGCATAAGATATACAAATGAGAAGCATCGGCATAGGAAGAAGAAGTACGCTAATCAACAGCATGATTAACTGCACCCTGGAAGTGTCTACGCAAACTAGTTTCAACACAGCCAGAATTTCACAAGTGAAATGATTGATGATGCTATTTCCACAGAGAGACTGATGCAGCACAGACATTGTTTCCACCAAGGCAGTGAGGCAGCCTGTCACCCAGGAGCCAGCTGCAATCTGCACACAAACCCTCCTATTCATGATGACAGGGTACCTCAGAGggttgcagatggccacataccGGTCATACGCCATCATGGAGAGGAGCACACACTCAGTGGAGCCCATGGCAAGAGAAAAGTACATCTGAATGGCACATCCTGAGAATGAGATAGTGTTTTTCCCCAGAACAAAGTTTGCCAGCATTGGAGTGAGAGCAGAAGAGGTGTACCAGATGTCTAAAAAGGAGAGGTTGCTGAGAAAGAAGTACATGGGTTTGTGTAGGTGGGAATCCAGGATGGTGATGGAGATCAGAATTATATTACCCAGCAGGGTGATCAGATACATCAGCAAGCATAGCACAAATACGATGACCTCAACTTTGGGGTAGTAAGTAAatcccagaaaaataaattttgaaatgactGTCAAGTTTGTCTTGATCATTTTATGCCTTTTTGGCTACCTGCAGTagtgaataaaaatatacattgtatatattttaaaaattaaattctaccaACTTTTCAGGGTTTTTGGTAGGGGTATTTCAAAAGAATCATTATTCTGGCAATACCataataattattcattcattcattcaatatttattgaatacaagTCACTGAAGATCTAGATTTGGATTACATAAAAAGCTGCTCTTGGGCAACTCACACTAGAATATCACACAgtcaagtaaagaaataattacagTAACATGATATAAGTATGCCCTAGAGTACCAGGAGAGCACAAAGAGTAAGAATCCTAACTCTATGTTGGGATGTACTTAGTGAGACATTTTGAGACTTAGTTTAATCAAAAAATGCATTAGACCTAATGGAGTAAGGACCACAGGAGGTTtgctggggaaagaaaaaaatttcataaaagttACATTGAGGAAGGATTTAGTTGCATTTCATAAACCTGCCAATTACGTAATGTAATATAGATAGATGTGTTGTACACTAAGgaatataaatagataaacatgCATCCAGTCACTACAGTATCACCTGATTTCCATCTTCAGGAAGGCATTTTTGAATATGGAATAATCCTGAACCCACTCatagaaacaaaatcattttcaACGTTCAGTATTTTATGTTGCAATTCAATTTACTTATGATATGTGTCACAACTGGTCACGTATGGAGATGGTTTTTAAAACACTGTCCTACAAGTGGATTTCAAATGAAATCAATCACAAGTAGTCAGGCCTTACCTCCTCATCattgcctacttctccctccttctcatcTCCCAACAATCCACCTCCACACTCTGCTCTGAAACAACCAATGTGTAGTTCTTCTTACTTACcatgccattttatatttttatgtctttaatcaACAGTTTATCTACATGAAGTGGCCTTTGTCCCCAGCTCCaatttgtctttcatgaatatttacCCAGTTATCAAAACTGTATGCCAGTTTCTGAAGTACAGCTTCATTCTTTATACATACTTATGTTACTCAAGTATATTATACCAAACTGAGGCCATATATGCATGACCCAATTGCTCCCACCCTTGGTAAAAGTGAGTTTTTCAAGAGTTTGTTCCCCATAATATTAGAAAAGTAATAATtcacatttaagatttttaataacGTAATACTCCCTTGGACATGGAAAATTTTGATACATATTCAAATAAGTACATTTTCACTAGCTCTCTGTGTCAAAACAAAAGCCTGAGGATTTCTCAACTTGTCACTTACACCTGCACTCTTTTCACAACATTAAAGAAACTAgttcatttaagaaacaaagatgataaaaaaaaagaaaaaaaaaaagaaacaaagatgataAGCTCTTAGCTTTAAATATGGAATGTACAGTGAGGCCAGGGTAGGCGATAACCACTTGTACTCTTAGAAGAGCTTGAAATGCTTCACAATCATGCTCTGTAGGGTTTTAGAGCACTGTCCTCTGAGTGTGAGAATTGGGCTTAAATCTTGCTGTGCTATTTACAAGTACACACAATTAGACAAATCACTTGGCCTCTTTGAAACTCAGTTTTCTAATCTATACAAGGAGGATGATAATTcctaaattaaatgttttaaattctcccTCCACCACTCCATTCCATGAACTCTCTAATATTTCAGACAATCACAAAGAATTTATGATTTTGTGGTCTCCCTGATTTCCAGAACCATTGTTGCCCGCTATACTGACCCACTTCTGGTTCACATTGACTCAGATAAAAAAAACCTTAGCACCTtctttataatcttaaaatttcaaCCCCCAACCCATGGATGAATATAAAACACTTTACTGATCATTTCCAGAAATGTTAATGTTAAACATTTCTGTTCTTTAGTTCACCTTGGTCATCACATACCACTGTTTCAACTGAGGCTTTCTCTATTATCCTTCCCCATTTAGCACCTAATTTTCTTGCTCTAGCTCTGGCTTCCCTTGCTTTCTTTAGTCTTCTTTCTTCAccactctctttcctttctctcttaaacaaaacaaTGAGGTCTCTTTTTCTCATGCAGATTGAGTTCCTACTCATTCCCTTACCCTTATCTCATATCCTTATAAGGGTCTCACCAAACCTGTCATTTTATTGAGATACTTTCTCTAAAATGATTTCTGATTCCAGTGCTATGataattaaatgttttctaacagactttcctctttctttctaaatgtcAGAGCCAGAACAGACTCCGAGTTCTAATCCAACCCTCTTATTTTAAAGTTGATGGATGTTTGAAGGCATTTAATGACTTATTTGAGGTAAGAAAACCGAAAGGATAAAGCCAAAAGTCTTATCCCATATTCAGGATTCATTTCAACTCGGAATTTTTCCTACCAACtagttcctttttaaagaaaatatctctaTTCCAGTTTCCTGGCCTACCTGAAACCCATTAATAGGTTTTATAAATCTGAgaatactgaaagaaataaaatacatttaccatAGCACATGTGATGAGCATCTTCCTTTTTGATTAATGTATGTTTCCATATTTAAACTTGAT from Canis lupus familiaris isolate Mischka breed German Shepherd chromosome 11, alternate assembly UU_Cfam_GSD_1.0, whole genome shotgun sequence includes these protein-coding regions:
- the OR13F1B gene encoding olfactory receptor family 13 subfamily F member 1B, which encodes MIKTNLTVISKFIFLGFTYYPKVEVIVFVLCLLMYLITLLGNIILISITILDSHLHKPMYFFLSNLSFLDIWYTSSALTPMLANFVLGKNTISFSGCAIQMYFSLAMGSTECVLLSMMAYDRYVAICNPLRYPVIMNRRVCVQIAAGSWVTGCLTALVETMSVLHQSLCGNSIINHFTCEILAVLKLVCVDTSRVQLIMLLISVLLLPMPMLLICISYAFILSNILRISSVDGRSKAFSTCAAHLTVVVLFYGTALSMYLKPLAVDSQEIDKFIALVYAGLTPMLNPIIYSLRNKEVKAAVKKLLIRNPLCAF